Within Nitrospirota bacterium, the genomic segment GCAACAACTGGCGAGCTTGTGGCAGACCTTATCAATGAAATGCAGGAGACCATAGTTACACAGGGCGGCAGGGGAGGCCTCGGCAATGCTCATTTCGCAACCTCTACAAGGCAGGCACCCAAATTCGCCCAGCCAGGTGAATCAGGTGAAGAGAAGACTTTAATCCTGGAGCTGAAGCTCTTAGCAGACGTCGGATTAATCGGCCTTCCAAATGCAGGAAAATCCACATTGATTTCTGCAATCTCAGCGGCAAGACCCAAAATCGCAGATTATCCATTCACAACCCTCGTGCCTGTGCTCGGTGTTGTTAAATACGAGGAACATAAGAGCTTTGTAGTGGCTGATATTCCGGGCCTTATCGAAGGCGCTCACAAGGGTGCTGGGCTGGGCTTTCAATTTCTAAGACATGTGGAAAGGACATCCATACTCCTGCATCTCATTGATATATCGGAGATGGCTGAGGGCGACCCTGTTGAAAATCTCAGTAAAATAAATCGGGAGCTTGAGCTTTACAGCCCCATGCTTATTGAAAAGCCACAGATGGTTGTTGGCACAAAGATTGACATTGCAGGCAATAAAAATAGATTTAATAAACTTACAGAATATTGCAAAACCAATGCAATTGATTTTTTCCCTATATCTGCAGTTACAGGTAAAGGAATTAAAAAACTTTTGTCTTATTTAGCTGTTACGGTGGAGGGAAAGAAATAATACACATTCAATGAAATAACTTTGCATATTTGTAAGAAAGATGATAAAATGTAGGAAAAATATAGAAATGGAGGATAATATGCCAGTTGCAATACTGACATCAAAGGGGCAGATGACAATACCAAAAGAGATAAGGAAGGCATTAAACCTGAAACCATCCGAAAAAGTTATTATAGTTGTTGAGGGTAACCAGGCTGTTATTAAACCTTTAAGGGGCAATATCCTTGATATCGGAGGCTCGATAAAGGTATCTGCTAAGGAAAAACCTGTAGATTTCCACAGGATCAGGGAAGAAGTAAAAAAAAGAGTTGCCAAAAAAGCAGCAGGCACTTAAGCTATGCGGAAGAAGTTTATTGATACAAATATATTCCTCAGATTTCTCATCAAAGATGACCCTTCGAAGTATAATAAGTGCAGAGAAATCTTTAAAGAAGCGCTTGAAGGCAAAATTGCCCTTGCAACATCCGGCATTGTAATTGCTGAATTAATATGGACGCTTCTGTCTTATTATAAGGTGTCAAAAGCCGATGTAATTGAAAAAATATCTATTATAATCAGCACTGAGAACCTCTATATCCCTGACAAAGATATTATTGCAGATGCCATTGTCCTTTTCAGCAGAAAAAACATTGATTACATTGATGCATATAATGCTATCTTCATGAAATATCAAGGTCTTAACGAAATTTATTCGTATGATGAAGACTTTGACGCAATTGAAGATATAAACAGGAAAGAACCGTGATGAAGTTAATGGTAAGGAATAATATAAAAAGGTTTTTCACATGAAACGATTGGTCATAAAAATAGGCAGCAATATCCTCGCATCGGCTGATGAAGGCCTTGACATGAAGAGGGTTGACACCATAGCAAAGGACGTCTCTCAGGCTATTGACAGGGGTTGCGAGGTAGTGATTGTCTCTTCAGGGGCAGTGGCAGCAGGGCTCAAGAAATTAGGCCTGAAAGAAAAACCGAAGGACATAAAACTCAAACAGGCAGCAGCGGCAATTGGCCAGTCAAGCCTTATGTGGGCTTATGAACGTAGCTTTGCAGAGTCGGGCAAGAAGGTGGCACAGGTGCTCCTCACAAGGGATGATGTGACAAACCGCCTGAGGTATATAAATGCCAGGAATACACTTCTCGCACTTTTAGGTTATGGGGTTATACCTGTAATCAATGAGAATGATACAGTCGCTGTTGATGAGATTAAGTTTGGAGACAATGACCTGCTTGCATCCCTTGTAGCAGGGCTTATCGAGGCTGAGATGCTTGTCATTCTTTCTGATGTTGAGGGTTTATATATGGAAGACCCGAAAAAAAACCCCGATGCACAGTTCATACCATATGTCGATGAGATAAACACAAAAATAGAGAAGATGGCTGGCGGTGAAGGCAGCCCCATCGGAACAGGAGGGATGTACTCAAAAGTCCTTGCTGCCAGGAGGGCTACGGCTTACGGAATCCCTGTCATAATCATGAGTGGTAGAAAAGGGGGGCTTCTCAGTCGTCTGCTCGATGGTGAAAAATTAGGGACATATTTCAAACCCAGGGAAGAAAGATTATCTTCGAGAAAGGGCTGGATAGCTTATGGCCTGAGGTCAAAGGGTGTTTTGCACCTCGATGATGGTGCAGTAAAGGCCCTGATAACCCAGGGCAGAAGCCTCCTCCCTTCAGGCATTACAATGGTTGAGGGCGATTTTAATATCGGCGATGCTGTAAGCTGTGTAAATCAGGAAGGTAGGAGGATTGCTAAAGGTCTGACCAATTATTCTTCAGAAGACCTCAGGCGTATTAAAGGCAAGAAGACCTCAGAGATAGAAAAGACACTCGGATATAAATATTCAGATGAGGCAATACACAGAGACAACCTCGTGCTGCTTTAATTACTTCTTTATACCCTTCTCCATCTGGGCCTTATATAAATCCCTTGCCCTTATGAATATGTCAATGTATTCAGGGGTCCTGAAATCCGGATAGGTGTAGGGCATTGGCTGATAAGTCTTTCCTGAAAATGTAAGTGTCACCTCGCCGTATATGCCATGGCTGAGATAGAGCCTGTGAGAGAAGTCTTTAGTAGAAACCAGGATGACCTTTGCAAAATTCAAATAGCCAGGGTCAAGATTTATCCTCCTGCCCCCGCCTTTTCTGAGGTACCGCTGTTCAAGTTCAATGGTTTTTAACTTTATTTCAGGAAGGGCCTCTGGTCTTATCAGGTCATGGAAGAAAATAAATTTTCTCCTGAGCCCGTCGCCCATCTCCTTTGAATAGTAATCAGTATGTTGCCAGAGCCAGACAGGACTCTCTAAATCAACGGGGCCGAATGTTGATTTAAGCTCTCTCTTGAGCTCTTCAAAGAGGAATACCTCAGGAGAAAGCATGCATGTAAATAATTTAACTAACTGTGGTTCCTGCATCGCACACCTTTACACAGAGCCCGCATATATATTGCCCTATATTGCGAGTCTTTGCAAAGTCTTTTAATTTCTCAAGGCAGGCTGCCTTGTCCCATTTATTATATGTTTCGCCTATAGCATTTGCCGGGCAGACGCCGAGACA encodes:
- the cgtA gene encoding Obg family GTPase CgtA, with the protein product ATTGELVADLINEMQETIVTQGGRGGLGNAHFATSTRQAPKFAQPGESGEEKTLILELKLLADVGLIGLPNAGKSTLISAISAARPKIADYPFTTLVPVLGVVKYEEHKSFVVADIPGLIEGAHKGAGLGFQFLRHVERTSILLHLIDISEMAEGDPVENLSKINRELELYSPMLIEKPQMVVGTKIDIAGNKNRFNKLTEYCKTNAIDFFPISAVTGKGIKKLLSYLAVTVEGKK
- a CDS encoding AbrB/MazE/SpoVT family DNA-binding domain-containing protein, whose product is MPVAILTSKGQMTIPKEIRKALNLKPSEKVIIVVEGNQAVIKPLRGNILDIGGSIKVSAKEKPVDFHRIREEVKKRVAKKAAGT
- a CDS encoding PIN domain-containing protein → MRKKFIDTNIFLRFLIKDDPSKYNKCREIFKEALEGKIALATSGIVIAELIWTLLSYYKVSKADVIEKISIIISTENLYIPDKDIIADAIVLFSRKNIDYIDAYNAIFMKYQGLNEIYSYDEDFDAIEDINRKEP
- the proB gene encoding glutamate 5-kinase gives rise to the protein MKRLVIKIGSNILASADEGLDMKRVDTIAKDVSQAIDRGCEVVIVSSGAVAAGLKKLGLKEKPKDIKLKQAAAAIGQSSLMWAYERSFAESGKKVAQVLLTRDDVTNRLRYINARNTLLALLGYGVIPVINENDTVAVDEIKFGDNDLLASLVAGLIEAEMLVILSDVEGLYMEDPKKNPDAQFIPYVDEINTKIEKMAGGEGSPIGTGGMYSKVLAARRATAYGIPVIIMSGRKGGLLSRLLDGEKLGTYFKPREERLSSRKGWIAYGLRSKGVLHLDDGAVKALITQGRSLLPSGITMVEGDFNIGDAVSCVNQEGRRIAKGLTNYSSEDLRRIKGKKTSEIEKTLGYKYSDEAIHRDNLVLL
- a CDS encoding DUF4416 family protein, which produces MQEPQLVKLFTCMLSPEVFLFEELKRELKSTFGPVDLESPVWLWQHTDYYSKEMGDGLRRKFIFFHDLIRPEALPEIKLKTIELEQRYLRKGGGRRINLDPGYLNFAKVILVSTKDFSHRLYLSHGIYGEVTLTFSGKTYQPMPYTYPDFRTPEYIDIFIRARDLYKAQMEKGIKK
- a CDS encoding epoxyqueuosine reductase, with protein sequence CLGVCPANAIGETYNKWDKAACLEKLKDFAKTRNIGQYICGLCVKVCDAGTTVS